The following proteins are co-located in the Gloeocapsa sp. PCC 7428 genome:
- a CDS encoding glycosyltransferase family 2 protein — protein MKEQSNRPLVSVGLPVYNGGDLLEKALNSLLAQTYSNFEIIISDNASTDKTRTVCETYATKDSRIKYYRNEKNIGGHNNFNRVFELATGKYFKWAAHDDLCAPNFIEKCVNILETNPSVVLCYPKAKLINEFEEVLPNNCDENPLLTHSSKPHVRFRNLIIDSFAKPHRCLQLFGVIRRDILTKTPLLGNYPGADKVLLVKMALLGQYYEVSEYLFFNRNHAQRASKALSNPYLRATWLDPTLKAGKLVFPQGRVFLGYINSINTASLSLQQQIRCYLHLCNWLLKYKNALLKELIKAAIWPIYFSIQRRRIVKSNPENVPSS, from the coding sequence ATGAAAGAACAAAGTAATCGCCCCCTCGTTAGCGTTGGTTTACCTGTTTATAACGGTGGAGATTTACTGGAAAAAGCCTTAAATTCACTTTTGGCACAAACTTATTCAAACTTTGAAATAATTATTTCAGACAACGCATCAACAGACAAAACGCGAACAGTTTGTGAAACTTATGCAACTAAAGATTCGCGAATTAAATACTATCGCAATGAAAAAAATATCGGAGGACATAATAACTTCAACCGTGTCTTTGAGTTAGCAACAGGTAAGTATTTTAAATGGGCTGCACATGACGATTTATGTGCGCCTAACTTTATAGAAAAATGTGTCAATATTCTAGAAACAAATCCATCAGTTGTTTTATGTTATCCTAAAGCTAAACTTATTAATGAATTTGAAGAAGTTTTACCAAACAATTGTGACGAGAATCCGTTACTGACGCACTCATCAAAACCTCATGTACGGTTCCGCAATCTTATTATTGACTCTTTTGCTAAACCGCATCGCTGCTTACAACTATTTGGAGTAATACGCCGAGATATTTTGACAAAGACTCCTTTATTGGGAAATTATCCAGGTGCAGATAAAGTTTTACTAGTCAAAATGGCGCTTCTTGGGCAATATTACGAAGTTTCTGAATACCTATTTTTTAATCGTAACCATGCACAACGTGCGAGTAAAGCGCTATCAAATCCTTATTTACGCGCTACCTGGCTTGACCCAACACTTAAAGCGGGAAAACTCGTATTTCCTCAAGGAAGAGTCTTTTTAGGATATATCAATTCTATCAACACAGCTTCTTTAAGCTTACAACAGCAAATCCGTTGCTATCTGCATTTGTGTAATTGGTTGTTGAAATACAAAAATGCACTTCTCAAAGAATTAATTAAAGCAGCAATATGGCCTATTTACTTCTCGATACAACGTAGAAGAATTGTTAAATCGAATCCCGAAAATGTTCCTTCTAGCTAA
- the rfbC gene encoding dTDP-4-dehydrorhamnose 3,5-epimerase yields the protein MRFIETSLKGAYIIDLEEKPDHRGFFARTYCAEEFAAHGLKATVAQCNLSFNHYKGTLRGMHYQVAPACETKLVRCIAGAIYDVIVDMRPDSPTYLQHIGVELTAQNRRALYVPEMFAHGYQALTDGAEVVYQVGEFYTPGYERGLRYDDPVLAIDWPLPVSEISAKDASWALLDSLLVGSYA from the coding sequence ATGAGATTTATTGAAACCTCACTCAAAGGCGCATACATCATTGATTTAGAAGAAAAACCTGACCATCGTGGCTTCTTTGCCCGCACCTATTGCGCTGAAGAATTCGCCGCGCATGGACTCAAAGCCACCGTCGCCCAATGCAACTTATCGTTTAACCACTACAAAGGAACACTGCGCGGAATGCACTATCAAGTCGCACCTGCGTGTGAAACGAAACTTGTGCGTTGTATCGCTGGGGCAATTTATGACGTGATTGTCGATATGCGCCCCGACTCACCGACGTATTTGCAACATATCGGTGTCGAGTTAACTGCGCAAAATCGTCGCGCGTTGTATGTCCCAGAGATGTTTGCGCACGGATATCAAGCACTCACGGATGGTGCAGAAGTTGTTTATCAGGTGGGCGAGTTTTACACTCCTGGGTATGAGCGCGGGTTGCGTTATGATGACCCTGTTTTAGCGATTGATTGGCCGTTACCTGTCAGTGAGATTTCTGCCAAAGATGCTTCTTGGGCTTTGTTGGATTCTTTGCTTGTGGGTAGCTATGCTTAA
- a CDS encoding sugar transferase has protein sequence MSSPNFIPSPTSEVSVSSLYQEPILRVRSWHYTLQCLSKRILDFLGAGLGVLLLSPLLLAIALLIRLDSPGPIFFRQHRIGRNGKAFVIWKFRTMEVNAEERLKELEQLNESEGGVLFKMKEDPRVTRVGKFLRRTSLDELPQLFNVLQGSMSLVGPRPLQLRDYYLAIKDYNEDMSQRATMLPGVTGLWQVSGRSEVTFNDMLQMDLFYQENWTFWLDLRILWQTVLVVLLRKGAY, from the coding sequence ATGTCCTCCCCAAATTTTATTCCTAGTCCCACATCTGAAGTAAGTGTAAGCTCTTTGTATCAAGAGCCAATTCTGCGAGTGCGATCGTGGCACTACACACTGCAATGTCTTAGTAAAAGAATTCTTGATTTTCTTGGTGCTGGATTAGGAGTACTGCTTTTAAGTCCACTTTTACTCGCGATCGCCTTACTTATTCGCTTAGATTCTCCTGGACCAATTTTCTTTCGTCAGCATCGGATAGGACGAAATGGCAAAGCTTTTGTTATTTGGAAGTTTCGCACCATGGAGGTGAATGCAGAGGAACGACTCAAAGAACTTGAGCAACTAAACGAGTCAGAAGGTGGTGTCTTATTTAAAATGAAAGAAGACCCGCGTGTCACTCGTGTAGGTAAATTCCTGCGCCGGACAAGTTTAGATGAACTACCACAACTATTTAATGTGTTACAAGGTAGCATGAGCTTAGTAGGTCCTCGCCCTTTGCAGCTAAGAGACTACTACCTTGCGATCAAAGACTATAACGAAGATATGTCGCAAAGAGCAACAATGTTGCCTGGTGTAACAGGATTGTGGCAAGTCAGTGGACGTAGTGAAGTCACTTTTAACGATATGCTCCAAATGGATCTGTTCTATCAAGAAAACTGGACTTTCTGGTTAGACTTACGTATCCTCTGGCAAACAGTTTTAGTTGTTCTATTGCGTAAGGGAGCTTATTAA
- a CDS encoding glycosyltransferase encodes MEKERVRVFIGSGEASLLERKTLIYSLRKHSQRELDIYVLNGTHNSITLNDGEPFLAPMPLKIKYRNATEFSLYRFIIPEVCNYQGKAIYVDSDIVSLTDIGQLFDTPMNSCDFLAKKGAQKGYRGSNFWGLSVMLIDCEKSQFNLETIFNEIDQKLYTQTDFMVMNQTFLTHHPYTIGELDPGWNMLDSWDKNTKLIHYTGLFSQPWKYPNHPYGDIWFKYFNEAIASDYITKEDISISLHRAYVRKDLLKGNYSLLGREQNYIKQFVRSLKPSKKKKEIESSMKATSV; translated from the coding sequence ATGGAGAAGGAGCGAGTTAGGGTTTTCATCGGTTCAGGAGAAGCGAGCCTCTTAGAAAGAAAAACTTTGATTTACTCTTTACGCAAGCATTCTCAAAGAGAACTAGATATCTATGTATTAAATGGTACGCATAACTCTATTACATTAAATGATGGCGAACCTTTTTTGGCTCCAATGCCCTTAAAGATTAAGTATCGTAATGCAACTGAGTTTAGCCTTTATAGATTTATAATTCCTGAGGTCTGTAATTATCAGGGAAAAGCAATTTATGTAGACTCTGATATAGTCTCCTTGACTGATATAGGTCAGCTATTTGATACTCCCATGAATAGTTGTGATTTCTTAGCGAAAAAAGGAGCACAAAAAGGATATCGTGGTAGCAATTTTTGGGGTCTCAGCGTCATGTTAATTGATTGTGAGAAATCTCAATTTAATTTGGAAACAATTTTCAATGAGATTGACCAAAAGTTGTATACTCAAACCGATTTCATGGTGATGAACCAAACCTTTCTTACCCACCATCCATATACTATTGGAGAGCTAGATCCTGGTTGGAATATGCTTGATAGTTGGGATAAAAATACTAAGCTTATTCACTATACAGGACTTTTCAGTCAACCTTGGAAATATCCAAATCATCCTTATGGCGACATATGGTTTAAGTACTTCAATGAAGCGATCGCATCTGATTATATCACCAAGGAAGATATCTCTATAAGCTTACATCGAGCTTATGTGAGAAAAGACTTGTTAAAGGGAAATTATTCGTTATTGGGACGTGAGCAGAATTATATCAAACAATTCGTGCGATCGCTCAAGCCATCAAAAAAGAAGAAAGAGATAGAATCTAGCATGAAAGCTACATCAGTCTAG
- a CDS encoding nuclear transport factor 2 family protein, with product MSTSNWLALFLITLGLVLQSHRTQAQTTPAAPPALTNLLARIDAAANAHNPQAVMQYYGTNFTHTDGLTRQTMAQSLTQLWQRYPQLRYTTRVESWKPEGRAIVAETITNISGSQVQDNRNLLFNATIRSRQRVENDRIVRQDILWERSLLRAGAKPPTIEVRLPQQVKAGQLFNFDAIVQEPLGDDYLLGAVIEEPIKPGSYLNPVPVDLELLSAGGIFKQGRAPAAGNNRWISAIVVRGDGMTMVTQRLQVIGGNTASNTHSARTQQPK from the coding sequence TTGTCAACGAGCAATTGGCTAGCACTTTTCTTAATCACTTTAGGTTTAGTGCTACAATCGCACCGCACTCAAGCGCAAACAACACCCGCCGCGCCTCCCGCGCTGACAAACTTACTAGCACGCATTGATGCAGCTGCTAACGCGCATAATCCTCAAGCCGTAATGCAATACTATGGAACTAATTTCACCCATACTGACGGCTTAACACGCCAAACTATGGCGCAGTCATTAACGCAACTTTGGCAACGCTACCCGCAACTGAGATATACAACACGCGTTGAATCTTGGAAGCCAGAGGGACGCGCGATCGTTGCTGAGACAATTACAAATATTAGCGGTAGTCAGGTGCAGGACAATCGCAATTTACTGTTCAATGCAACGATTCGATCGCGACAGCGAGTTGAAAATGACAGAATTGTTCGCCAAGATATTCTATGGGAACGCAGCTTGTTAAGGGCTGGTGCGAAGCCACCGACAATCGAGGTAAGATTGCCGCAACAAGTCAAAGCCGGACAACTGTTTAACTTTGATGCGATCGTCCAAGAACCGCTTGGTGATGATTATCTCTTAGGCGCAGTCATTGAGGAACCAATAAAGCCAGGAAGCTATTTAAATCCTGTACCCGTTGATTTGGAATTACTTTCTGCTGGCGGTATTTTTAAACAAGGTCGCGCGCCAGCTGCTGGAAATAATCGTTGGATTTCTGCGATCGTTGTTCGGGGTGATGGAATGACAATGGTTACTCAACGCCTGCAAGTTATTGGCGGAAATACTGCAAGTAATACTCACTCAGCAAGAACACAACAGCCAAAATAA
- the murG gene encoding undecaprenyldiphospho-muramoylpentapeptide beta-N-acetylglucosaminyltransferase gives MATKLLIAASGTGGHLFPAIALAEQLPDYEIEWLGVPDRLETQLVPAQYPLHKISVAGFQERLGFSTLRNLSKIATSVFQVRQLLQQGAFQGVFTTGGYIAAPAVLAARSLGIPAILHESNAIPGKVTRFFSSFCTAVALGFEPAAQYLPRINTIYTGTPVRSQFLSAKEQLPPLDLPIPEDAFLVVVVGGSQGAVAVNQIIRQCAPAWFDAGVWIVHLTGNNDPDVASLQHPQYFPLPFYDNMASLLHRANLAIGRSGAGTVTELAMTCKPAIFIPFPAAAEDHQFYNAQVLAASGAAIVFRQQELTPEVLQSQVLELLKSPADLQKMAAAAEKIAVPDSAERLAKLVRELVH, from the coding sequence ATGGCAACAAAATTATTAATTGCGGCGAGTGGTACTGGCGGACATCTGTTTCCAGCGATCGCGCTAGCTGAACAACTACCAGATTATGAAATTGAGTGGTTGGGCGTTCCCGACCGCTTAGAAACGCAGTTAGTTCCCGCACAATATCCACTTCATAAAATTTCGGTTGCAGGATTTCAAGAGCGCTTGGGTTTCAGTACGCTACGCAATCTGAGTAAAATTGCGACTTCTGTTTTTCAAGTACGCCAGCTATTGCAACAAGGCGCATTTCAAGGTGTCTTCACAACTGGCGGTTACATCGCCGCCCCTGCTGTGCTTGCGGCGCGATCGCTCGGAATTCCGGCGATTCTCCACGAATCTAACGCGATTCCTGGAAAAGTTACGCGCTTTTTTAGCTCGTTTTGTACGGCGGTCGCGCTGGGATTTGAACCCGCAGCCCAGTACTTACCACGAATTAACACAATTTATACAGGGACACCCGTGCGATCGCAGTTTTTAAGTGCAAAAGAACAATTACCGCCGCTCGATCTTCCCATTCCCGAGGATGCTTTTCTCGTTGTTGTTGTCGGTGGTAGCCAAGGTGCGGTTGCAGTTAATCAAATTATCCGCCAATGCGCGCCTGCATGGTTTGACGCTGGCGTGTGGATTGTACATTTGACAGGAAACAACGATCCTGATGTCGCAAGTCTGCAACATCCGCAGTATTTTCCGTTACCTTTTTATGACAATATGGCAAGTTTGCTGCACAGAGCAAATTTAGCGATCGGGCGATCGGGGGCTGGTACTGTCACCGAGTTAGCAATGACTTGCAAACCCGCTATTTTTATTCCCTTCCCTGCTGCTGCGGAAGACCATCAATTCTACAATGCCCAAGTTTTAGCTGCATCCGGTGCGGCGATCGTATTTCGCCAACAAGAATTAACTCCTGAAGTGTTGCAATCTCAAGTATTAGAGTTGTTAAAATCACCCGCTGACTTACAGAAAATGGCTGCTGCTGCGGAAAAAATAGCAGTTCCTGACAGTGCTGAACGATTGGCAAAGTTAGTGCGCGAGTTAGTACATTAG
- a CDS encoding Uma2 family endonuclease yields the protein MQTAQRYYTPEEYLKLEEAAEYKSEYLDGQIVPMAGGSTNHNRIAGNLYAALNFAFRQQNYEVFITDVRLWIPDKRFYTYPDVMVTAGEPEYYNNRTDTITNPQVIIEVLSESTQGYDREEKFRAYRTIASFQEYLLIDQNSIHIDRFSQTGKKRWELREYDQEDEALTLTTVPFEISLLDLYNKVKFEPADAQHNSADSET from the coding sequence ATGCAAACAGCACAGCGATACTACACTCCAGAAGAATACTTGAAGTTAGAGGAGGCTGCTGAATACAAAAGTGAATATCTTGATGGGCAAATAGTTCCAATGGCAGGCGGTTCAACAAATCATAATCGAATTGCAGGTAATCTATATGCTGCGCTAAATTTTGCTTTTAGACAGCAAAACTACGAAGTTTTTATCACAGATGTGCGGTTGTGGATACCCGACAAGCGGTTTTACACCTATCCAGATGTCATGGTGACAGCGGGAGAACCCGAATATTACAATAACCGTACAGACACAATTACTAATCCGCAAGTTATTATCGAAGTCTTATCAGAATCGACTCAAGGTTACGATCGCGAAGAAAAATTTCGTGCTTACCGGACGATCGCATCTTTTCAGGAATACTTACTCATCGATCAGAACTCAATTCACATCGATCGCTTTTCGCAAACAGGAAAAAAACGTTGGGAACTGCGCGAGTACGATCAAGAAGATGAAGCCCTCACTTTAACAACAGTCCCTTTTGAGATTTCCCTCCTCGATTTATACAATAAAGTTAAGTTTGAACCTGCGGATGCGCAACACAACAGTGCAGATTCTGAAACATAA
- a CDS encoding sulfotransferase: MTDTLHNLTFEKPHRPLWLRGVNWAGETLKQNKISLVNLAEESLLTAATRKTGLADWGDESFRLPLQMLLKSLEEDAELTLFGRYFMRKLCIQLLINRLRIQEDIKCYPEIRQVAIARPLFILGMPRTGTTLLHNLLAQDPKSRWLHLWEMASPSPPPEYHNRHSDPRIQKVEKLVQRYNALAPQLATAHNLNPHGPEECNPLFEHEFTSLIFEIRANVESYVTWMETYDMLKAYQFYRQQLQLLAWRYPPDSHWVFKAPAHIFYLDTLIKVFPDACIVQTHRDPLKVLPSICSLTAIVRGIYSDRIEPKTLGNYWCDRIAKALKREMQVRDSQAPSRFYDVDYHNLVQDPIGTVRQIYAYFNYDFNPQMAENIQTWLARNPQHKHGVHRYSLDQFGLDPERVNAQFEQYCERFNVKRE, encoded by the coding sequence ATGACAGACACTTTACACAACTTGACATTTGAAAAACCCCATCGTCCTTTGTGGTTGCGCGGAGTAAACTGGGCAGGAGAAACGCTAAAACAGAATAAAATTTCGTTAGTTAACCTTGCAGAAGAATCACTGTTGACTGCTGCAACTCGGAAAACTGGATTAGCTGACTGGGGAGATGAAAGTTTTCGGCTTCCACTACAGATGCTACTCAAATCTTTAGAAGAAGATGCTGAACTTACCTTATTTGGGCGCTATTTTATGCGCAAGTTGTGTATTCAACTGCTGATCAATCGGTTGCGTATTCAAGAAGATATCAAATGTTATCCTGAAATACGACAAGTAGCGATCGCGCGACCATTATTTATTCTAGGAATGCCCAGAACTGGAACTACGTTACTTCATAATTTGTTAGCGCAAGATCCTAAAAGTCGCTGGTTACATTTGTGGGAAATGGCAAGCCCTTCACCACCACCTGAATATCACAATCGTCATAGCGATCCGCGAATTCAAAAGGTGGAAAAACTCGTTCAACGATATAATGCTTTAGCACCGCAACTGGCGACAGCACACAACTTAAATCCTCATGGACCTGAAGAATGTAATCCTTTGTTTGAGCATGAATTTACTAGCTTAATTTTTGAGATTCGGGCAAATGTGGAGAGTTATGTCACGTGGATGGAAACTTATGATATGCTCAAAGCGTATCAATTTTATCGCCAGCAGTTGCAACTTTTAGCATGGCGCTATCCGCCAGATAGTCATTGGGTATTCAAAGCACCAGCGCATATATTTTATTTAGATACATTGATTAAAGTTTTTCCTGATGCTTGCATCGTGCAGACGCACCGCGACCCGCTGAAAGTACTTCCTTCAATATGCAGTTTAACGGCGATTGTGCGCGGAATTTATAGCGATCGCATCGAGCCAAAAACTTTAGGAAACTACTGGTGCGATCGCATAGCTAAAGCTTTAAAACGCGAGATGCAAGTCCGCGATTCTCAAGCGCCTTCGCGCTTCTATGATGTAGACTACCACAACCTTGTGCAAGATCCGATTGGGACAGTACGCCAGATCTATGCATACTTTAATTATGATTTTAATCCACAAATGGCAGAAAATATTCAAACTTGGCTGGCGCGAAACCCTCAGCATAAGCATGGAGTGCATCGGTACTCTTTAGATCAGTTTGGGCTAGATCCTGAAAGGGTAAACGCTCAATTCGAGCAATACTGTGAAAGATTCAATGTTAAGCGCGAGTAA
- a CDS encoding DUF6737 family protein: MSEQKPASVWNYKPWWCQPWSILLTGVTLISGSWILFQTLWLTILVAIPVLTWMGFFLLIYPRIGVYNDLLDKP, from the coding sequence ATGTCCGAGCAAAAGCCTGCTAGTGTCTGGAACTATAAACCTTGGTGGTGTCAGCCTTGGTCAATCTTACTGACTGGAGTGACACTCATCAGCGGTAGTTGGATTCTATTTCAAACTCTTTGGTTAACGATCCTCGTCGCTATTCCTGTACTAACGTGGATGGGATTTTTCCTATTAATTTATCCAAGAATAGGAGTATATAACGATCTCTTAGATAAGCCATAA
- a CDS encoding hemolysin family protein, which yields MLTLAIIVLVILTGSAFCSGVETALLSISTIRVRQLAQSNIPSAIALLSIKEKISRPIATIVILNNIFNIVGSIVIGSVATNVLGDAWLGIFSAILTFLIIIFGEIVPKTVGERYAEPISLLAAVPVRGLTFLLKPLVWIVEKATQPFTKGKRRPTTNEAEIKLLANIGYQEGIIEDDEAEMIQRVFRLNDLTAADLMTPRTIVTYLSGDLTLGECKREIIASQHTRIIVVGESIDQVLGFALKQKLLAAMVEGNNDQKISSLTRKVRFVPETIRADKLLKNFLEAREHLAVVVDEYGNVAGVVTLEDVLEVLTGEIVDETDRIIDLQETARKKRERMLQFRFFGNKSTKNKL from the coding sequence ATGCTAACTCTGGCTATCATTGTCCTTGTCATTCTTACCGGTTCAGCATTTTGCTCTGGTGTAGAAACTGCGCTACTATCGATATCGACAATTCGGGTGCGTCAGTTAGCACAGAGTAATATTCCTTCAGCGATCGCACTACTGTCGATTAAAGAGAAAATTAGTCGTCCGATTGCAACAATTGTCATTCTCAATAATATATTCAACATCGTTGGGAGCATTGTCATCGGTAGTGTGGCAACCAATGTTTTAGGAGACGCTTGGTTAGGAATTTTTTCGGCAATTCTCACGTTTCTGATTATTATTTTTGGTGAAATTGTTCCTAAAACTGTTGGGGAAAGATACGCTGAACCAATCTCTTTACTTGCAGCAGTACCTGTTAGAGGGCTTACTTTTTTATTAAAACCTTTAGTTTGGATTGTTGAAAAAGCAACACAGCCTTTTACTAAGGGTAAAAGAAGACCAACTACCAATGAAGCGGAAATTAAATTATTAGCCAATATTGGCTATCAAGAAGGCATTATTGAAGACGATGAAGCTGAAATGATTCAGCGCGTCTTTCGGTTGAATGACCTCACGGCTGCGGATTTAATGACCCCGCGAACCATTGTCACATATTTATCGGGCGATCTCACATTAGGAGAGTGCAAAAGAGAAATTATTGCTTCACAACATACGCGGATTATTGTAGTAGGAGAATCTATCGATCAAGTTTTAGGATTTGCGCTTAAACAAAAGTTGCTAGCAGCAATGGTTGAAGGAAATAATGACCAAAAAATTTCGAGTCTCACGCGTAAAGTCCGCTTTGTTCCTGAGACGATTAGAGCAGATAAATTGCTTAAAAACTTCCTAGAAGCGCGCGAACATTTAGCAGTTGTTGTTGATGAGTACGGTAATGTTGCGGGAGTTGTAACTTTAGAAGATGTGCTAGAAGTGCTAACTGGAGAGATTGTAGATGAAACGGATCGTATTATCGATCTTCAAGAAACTGCCCGAAAAAAACGCGAACGAATGTTACAGTTCAGGTTTTTTGGGAATAAATCTACGAAGAACAAACTTTAA
- a CDS encoding thioredoxin family protein, giving the protein MSVSSPEANTGKRVRNFLIVLVAIALSVALVLGLRNQTSAVSLTHLDEESVPLEVALSNGKPSLIEFYANWCTSCQAMAPDMAQLKQEYGESVNFVMLNVDNSKWLPEILTYRVDGIPHFVFLNKEGEAIAQSIGEQPRMVMATNLDALVAESPLPYAQRSSGQVSKFTAPVAPADNADDPRLHSSQVVN; this is encoded by the coding sequence ATGAGTGTGAGTTCACCAGAAGCGAATACTGGAAAGCGCGTTAGAAATTTTTTGATTGTCTTAGTGGCGATCGCGCTGAGTGTCGCCTTAGTTTTAGGCTTGAGAAATCAAACAAGTGCGGTTTCGTTGACACACCTTGACGAAGAGTCAGTACCGCTAGAAGTAGCGCTAAGTAACGGTAAACCCTCGCTAATCGAATTTTATGCGAACTGGTGTACTAGCTGTCAAGCAATGGCACCAGATATGGCACAACTCAAGCAGGAGTATGGCGAATCGGTTAACTTTGTGATGCTGAATGTCGATAACAGCAAGTGGTTGCCGGAGATTTTAACATATCGCGTTGATGGCATTCCGCATTTTGTGTTTTTGAACAAAGAAGGCGAAGCGATCGCGCAAAGCATTGGCGAACAACCTCGTATGGTTATGGCAACGAATTTAGATGCTTTAGTTGCTGAGTCACCGCTACCTTACGCCCAACGTAGCAGCGGTCAAGTTTCTAAGTTTACTGCACCTGTCGCACCTGCGGATAATGCAGACGATCCGCGACTGCACAGTAGTCAAGTCGTCAATTAG
- a CDS encoding NIL domain-containing protein, with protein sequence MKKRVTLTFPKRAVQMPVTYRLAKDFNVAANIIRAQVAPNQVGKLVVELSGDIDQLDAAIEWMRSLHINVSQSIAEIVIDQDSCVDCGLCTGVCPTEALTLDPQTYRLTFTRSRCIVCEQCIPTCPVEAISINL encoded by the coding sequence GTGAAAAAGCGAGTTACGCTGACCTTTCCCAAACGCGCGGTACAAATGCCCGTTACTTATCGCTTGGCAAAAGATTTTAACGTGGCAGCAAATATTATCCGCGCCCAAGTAGCCCCAAATCAAGTTGGTAAACTCGTTGTTGAACTATCCGGCGATATCGATCAGCTTGATGCGGCGATTGAATGGATGCGATCGCTGCATATTAATGTCTCGCAAAGTATCGCAGAAATTGTCATCGATCAAGATAGCTGCGTTGATTGTGGCTTGTGTACGGGTGTTTGTCCCACAGAAGCCTTAACGCTCGACCCCCAAACGTATCGTCTCACATTTACGCGATCGCGCTGCATTGTCTGCGAACAGTGTATCCCTACTTGTCCTGTGGAAGCTATTTCAATAAATCTGTAA
- a CDS encoding cysteine desulfurase family protein — MNNQLFHMSAELQSQTSSIYLDYHSTTPVDPRVANQMLHYMTTAFGNASSLDHTYGDEALSAIAKAGIYIAELVGASPKEVVFTSGATESINLAIQGSISPDASAKTKPRIAVSPVEHKAVLDTCDALAKKESADIVSLRVDSKGRLDLEYLKQICASGISLLCVMAANNEVGNIYPIQEIGQIARNYDIPFLCDASQAVGKIPLKFAEWGITYMAISAHKLYGPKGSGALVIRKGYHLQPIFFGGGHQRGVRSGTLNVPGIVGLGEACRLRQREMEADEKAIASLRNRLQQLLLNNIPGLVINGDPNSRLAGSLHISIPDVPNSAIIARVRSRLAISTGAACSSGVETPSHVLQALGLPNNLIDGALRIGLGKFTTEQEAYQAANIISQAVNQTREATLA; from the coding sequence TTGAATAATCAACTGTTTCACATGAGTGCTGAATTGCAGAGCCAAACGTCTTCTATTTACCTCGATTACCACTCAACTACCCCAGTCGATCCAAGGGTGGCAAACCAGATGTTGCACTACATGACAACAGCATTTGGCAACGCCAGCAGTCTTGACCACACCTACGGTGATGAAGCTTTATCAGCCATTGCAAAAGCAGGTATTTACATTGCTGAATTAGTGGGAGCATCACCTAAAGAAGTTGTTTTTACCTCAGGGGCAACTGAAAGTATTAACTTAGCAATTCAGGGCAGCATATCTCCCGATGCAAGTGCTAAAACTAAGCCCCGCATTGCGGTATCGCCAGTCGAACACAAGGCTGTTTTAGATACCTGTGATGCCCTAGCCAAAAAGGAATCGGCTGATATCGTCAGCCTCCGTGTTGACTCGAAAGGTAGGCTTGACCTTGAATATCTTAAGCAAATCTGTGCTAGCGGCATTTCCCTGTTATGTGTTATGGCAGCCAACAACGAAGTGGGTAATATTTACCCCATTCAAGAAATCGGACAGATTGCCCGAAACTATGACATTCCCTTCCTCTGCGATGCCTCCCAAGCTGTAGGAAAAATCCCGTTAAAATTTGCAGAGTGGGGAATCACTTACATGGCAATTTCAGCGCATAAACTCTATGGTCCTAAAGGTTCTGGGGCGTTAGTTATCAGGAAAGGATACCATCTACAGCCAATTTTCTTTGGTGGCGGTCATCAAAGGGGTGTGAGATCTGGAACTCTCAACGTTCCTGGTATTGTTGGATTAGGGGAAGCTTGTCGCCTGCGACAACGAGAGATGGAAGCAGATGAAAAAGCGATCGCATCCTTGCGAAACAGACTCCAGCAGCTATTGCTCAACAATATTCCAGGCTTAGTTATTAACGGCGATCCGAATTCTCGTCTCGCAGGAAGTCTCCACATTTCTATCCCCGATGTTCCCAATAGTGCAATCATTGCTAGAGTGCGATCGCGCTTAGCTATTTCTACTGGTGCTGCTTGTTCTTCTGGAGTAGAAACACCTTCGCATGTCTTGCAAGCATTAGGTTTACCAAATAATCTAATTGATGGAGCGTTACGCATTGGTCTTGGTAAATTTACAACTGAGCAAGAAGCTTACCAGGCAGCAAACATTATCTCACAAGCTGTCAACCAAACGCGTGAAGCTACGCTCGCTTAA